The following proteins are encoded in a genomic region of Catellatospora sp. TT07R-123:
- a CDS encoding DUF305 domain-containing protein, with protein sequence MRRHALILAALLALTGCAPGGSPAAAPAGSPPPTVSENGGFNDTDVMFAQMMLAQYAPAAALLDVARTRAVGEKVKTLTAAIAVTQADERKSIENWLATWKKPLTPGTDAGIHAGHGGLPADPAAELRALREAGAAEFDKVLLNLLIGRQHQAVEYARMELSSGTNAAALALATRVDQSRTAQISMMLGLVG encoded by the coding sequence ATGAGACGCCACGCCCTGATCCTCGCCGCCCTGCTGGCCCTGACCGGGTGCGCCCCCGGCGGCAGCCCGGCGGCCGCGCCCGCCGGCTCACCGCCGCCCACCGTCTCGGAGAACGGCGGGTTCAACGACACCGACGTCATGTTCGCCCAGATGATGCTCGCCCAGTACGCCCCCGCCGCCGCGCTGCTCGACGTCGCCCGTACCCGCGCCGTCGGGGAGAAGGTCAAGACCCTGACCGCCGCGATCGCCGTCACCCAGGCCGACGAACGCAAGTCGATCGAGAACTGGCTCGCCACCTGGAAGAAGCCGCTGACACCCGGCACCGACGCCGGGATCCACGCCGGACACGGCGGCCTGCCCGCCGATCCCGCCGCCGAGCTGCGGGCGCTGCGCGAGGCCGGCGCCGCCGAGTTCGACAAGGTGCTGCTCAACCTCCTGATCGGCCGCCAGCACCAGGCCGTGGAGTATGCCCGGATGGAGCTCTCGTCGGGCACCAACGCCGCGGCGCTCGCGCTGGCCACCCGCGTCGACCAGTCCCGGACCGCCCAGATCTCCATGATGCTCGGCCTGGTCGGCTGA